From Acinonyx jubatus isolate Ajub_Pintada_27869175 chromosome E2, VMU_Ajub_asm_v1.0, whole genome shotgun sequence:
CATGAACACACAGCTCTGCTCTGGAAATTCCAAATAATAATTGGCTAGGGTCCTACTATAATATTTGGGgattccaaaaatttttttatcacgatcattttttttatataaaaatatttttttaatgtttatttattttgagagacagaggcagagcacgagcgggggaggggcggagagagagaaagagagggagacacagaatgtgaagcaggctccaggctcccagctgtccgcacgcagccccacgctgggctcgaactcaccaaccatgagatcacgacctgagctgagatcaggagtctgTCGCTGCACCccctaggccacccaggcgccccgatcgtGATCATGTCGTGACACTGTAGTGTTCCGGAATTCCCAAATGCTAAGAAGCCTGGGTTGTAACACTGGGACATTCTAGAATTCCCGCATGCTCTGGAACTAGTTCTGGAATTCCAGGATTCCaacggggggaggggaggggggcgggcgtGCTGACGTGGCATCGTCCTCGAAGTCCAAGTCGCTCCCCAGCTAGTTGCAAGACCGGAACGCGCTGCGGTTTGGAGGCCGTCACAGCGTCTAGTCTCCAAGCCGCTAATGGGGCTCCCACCCCCTAGGATTCCGGGGACCCGGCGGGGGGGGGTTTCCTCCTCACTTTCCACGCCTTTCTCCCCGGTTCAGGTGTCTGGGGCCTGGATGGAGAACACGTCGGTCAGCTACGAGTATGGGGATTACGACGGGATTCCGGACCTCCCCGTGGACTGCATGGACGGCACCTGCGTCTCCAGCGACCCGCTGGGCGCCGCCCCGTTCCTGCTCTACGGGGCGGTCTTCCTGCTGGGCGTGCCGGGCAATGCCGTGGTGGCCTGGGTGTCCGGGAAAGAGGCCCGCCACCGGGTCGGTGCCAGCTGGTTCCTCCACCTGGCCGTGGCGGATCTGCTCTGCTGTTTGTCGCTCCCCATGCTGGCGGTGCCCCTCGCCCGCGGGGGCCACTGGCCGTACGGGGCGGTGGGCTGTCGGGCCCTGTCCTCGGCCATCCTGCTGTCTATGTACGCCAGTGTGCTCCTCCTGGCCGCTCTCAGCGCGGACCTCTGCCTGCTGGCCCTCAGGCCCGGCTGGGGGGCCGCGGCGGGGCGGGCTCGTAGGGTGCAGGCAGCCCGCGCGGTCGCCTGGACGGTGGCCCTGTTGCTCACCGTGCCTTCGGCGATCTATCGCCGGCTGCACCAGGAGCATTTCCCTCAACGCCTGGAATGTGTAGTGGACTATGGTGGGTCCGCCGCGGTCGAGAACACCGTGACCGCCACCCGCTTCGTCTTCGGCTTCCTGGGCCCCCTGGCGGTCGTGGCCGGCTGCCACGGTGCCCTCCTGTGCCGCGCGGCCCGACGCCGCTGGCCACTGGGCACGGCTGTCGTGGTGGGCTTCTTTGTGTGCTGGGCCCCCTACCACGTGCTGGGGCTGGTGCTCGCCGTGGCCGCCCCGCACTCCGCGCTCCTGGCCCGGGCCCTGCGGGCCGAACCCCTGGTCACCGGCCTGGCTCTGGCTCACAGCTGCCTCAACCCCATGCTCTTCCTGTATTTCGGGAGGACGCAACTGCGCAGGTCACTGCCGGCTGCGTGTCACTGGGCCCTGAAGGAGTCGCAGAGCAAGGATGAAAGCGTGGTCAGCAAGAAATCCACCAGCCACGACCTCGTGTCGGAGATGGAGGTGTAGGCTAGAAGGAAACTTGGTTTGTGTTCTTCTGTCTGATTTCGCAAACTGGCTTCAGGCACggctggatccaggggctcaaTGATATCATCACTGATTTCTCTATCCATTCAACATCCATTCGTTATGCACCTGCTGTGTGTAAGGCCCTATTATAGGCACTGAGGAAGTGGCAGTgaccaaaacagacacagaccCCTCCCCTCGGGGAGCTGGCATTCTAGTGGACGAAGACtgacagaaagcaaaggaaaagtgaATATGGAATACATCAAGTGGTGATAAGTGTTAAGAAATCTAAAGGGGACGAAAAGGGCTGAGTGAGGCAGGGATATAGATCAGTCAGGCAAGGCTCATCGGGTAAGGTGATATTTTAGCCAAGACccgaggaagggagggagaggtcaTGCTTAAAGTATGTTAAACACGGGgctcagcaagtacaaaggccctgaggcacaaTGTGCTTGGCATATTCCAGGAAGAGTGAAAAGGCCAGTGTGGAGGGAGCAAGAGGGAAAGTGgggtgagaaagggagagagatggtgGGGGGCCAGATTTGAAAGCCTCTCAGGCCATAGCAAGTGTCTGGAGATCCATGGGAGTGTTCTGAGCTACTCTTATCAGTTAAAATACACAAGACCCAGTAAATTTGAGTTTCAGGTAAATAACAaggaaaaggtttaaaaatttttttattttaatat
This genomic window contains:
- the C5AR2 gene encoding C5a anaphylatoxin chemotactic receptor 2 isoform X1, which translates into the protein MRVLLQETVSGAWMENTSVSYEYGDYDGIPDLPVDCMDGTCVSSDPLGAAPFLLYGAVFLLGVPGNAVVAWVSGKEARHRVGASWFLHLAVADLLCCLSLPMLAVPLARGGHWPYGAVGCRALSSAILLSMYASVLLLAALSADLCLLALRPGWGAAAGRARRVQAARAVAWTVALLLTVPSAIYRRLHQEHFPQRLECVVDYGGSAAVENTVTATRFVFGFLGPLAVVAGCHGALLCRAARRRWPLGTAVVVGFFVCWAPYHVLGLVLAVAAPHSALLARALRAEPLVTGLALAHSCLNPMLFLYFGRTQLRRSLPAACHWALKESQSKDESVVSKKSTSHDLVSEMEV
- the C5AR2 gene encoding C5a anaphylatoxin chemotactic receptor 2 isoform X2, producing MENTSVSYEYGDYDGIPDLPVDCMDGTCVSSDPLGAAPFLLYGAVFLLGVPGNAVVAWVSGKEARHRVGASWFLHLAVADLLCCLSLPMLAVPLARGGHWPYGAVGCRALSSAILLSMYASVLLLAALSADLCLLALRPGWGAAAGRARRVQAARAVAWTVALLLTVPSAIYRRLHQEHFPQRLECVVDYGGSAAVENTVTATRFVFGFLGPLAVVAGCHGALLCRAARRRWPLGTAVVVGFFVCWAPYHVLGLVLAVAAPHSALLARALRAEPLVTGLALAHSCLNPMLFLYFGRTQLRRSLPAACHWALKESQSKDESVVSKKSTSHDLVSEMEV